Proteins encoded together in one Streptomyces sp. NA04227 window:
- a CDS encoding ATP-dependent Clp protease proteolytic subunit produces MPSAAGEPSIGGGLGDQVYNRLLNERIIFLGQPVDDDIANKITAQLLLLAADPDKDIFLYINSPGGSITAGMAIYDTMQYIKNDVVTIAMGMAASMGQFLLSAGTPGKRFALPNAEILIHQPSAGLAGSASDIKIHAERLLHTKRRMAELTSQHTGQTVEQITRDSDRDRWFDPIEAKEYGLIDDIMPTAAGMPGGGGTGA; encoded by the coding sequence ATGCCTTCCGCCGCCGGCGAGCCTTCCATCGGTGGTGGCCTCGGCGACCAGGTCTACAACCGGCTGCTCAACGAGCGGATCATCTTCCTCGGACAGCCTGTCGACGACGACATCGCGAACAAGATCACCGCGCAGCTGCTGCTCCTTGCCGCCGACCCCGACAAGGACATCTTCCTGTACATCAACAGCCCCGGTGGCTCGATCACCGCGGGCATGGCGATCTACGACACGATGCAGTACATCAAGAACGATGTGGTCACCATTGCCATGGGCATGGCCGCTTCGATGGGTCAGTTCCTGCTGAGCGCGGGCACTCCGGGCAAGCGCTTCGCGCTGCCGAACGCCGAGATCCTCATCCACCAGCCGTCCGCGGGCCTGGCCGGCTCCGCCTCGGACATCAAGATCCACGCGGAGCGGCTGCTGCACACCAAGCGGCGCATGGCCGAGCTCACGTCCCAGCACACGGGGCAGACCGTCGAGCAGATCACCCGCGACTCCGACCGCGACCGCTGGTTCGACCCGATCGAGGCCAAGGAGTACGGCCTCATCGACGACATCATGCCCACGGCTGCCGGAATGCCGGGCGGCGGCGGTACCGGGGCCTGA
- the tig gene encoding trigger factor, with protein sequence MKSAVENLNPTRVRLTVEVPFEELKDSLDAAYKKINQQVTVKGFRKGKIPARVIDQRFGRGAVLEEAVNDALPKFYTEAVNEGELNVLGQPEVDITELKDGELLAFTAEVDIRPTIEIPDYSGIEVEVDAIEVSDEDVDKAVEELRGRFASTTPVERAAEDGDVLTLDLEAKVDGEVLADGVADGVSYTIGSGELLEGIDDAVKGVEAGGEATFTSELKGGSAAGKEAEVTVKVTQVAKRELPELDDEFAQLASEFDTLEELRADSRSRLANMKEYDQATQAQERVLEKLLELVEVPVPEKLLEDEINTRKHNLEHHQLGQMGLDLAKYLEIQGKSAEEFDTETKDAAVKGIKTQFVLDELVNKEKLSVSQEELTEHLMRRAASSGMSPDQFAQAVVEGGQVQMLVGEVARGKALAVVVEAATVKDTNGEVVDLSDEEEEAEIADATVAAAEGEQAPAEAAAEGTESAEDKAEDKNEG encoded by the coding sequence GTGAAGAGCGCCGTTGAGAACCTGAACCCGACCCGGGTTCGGCTCACTGTCGAGGTGCCCTTCGAGGAGCTCAAGGACAGCCTCGACGCGGCGTACAAGAAGATCAATCAGCAGGTCACGGTGAAGGGCTTCCGGAAGGGCAAGATTCCGGCGCGCGTCATCGACCAGCGGTTCGGACGCGGTGCGGTGCTGGAGGAGGCCGTCAACGACGCCCTCCCGAAGTTCTACACCGAGGCCGTCAACGAGGGTGAGCTGAACGTCCTCGGCCAGCCCGAGGTCGACATCACCGAGCTGAAGGACGGCGAGCTGCTGGCCTTCACCGCCGAGGTCGACATCCGCCCGACCATCGAGATCCCGGACTACTCCGGCATCGAGGTCGAGGTCGACGCGATCGAGGTCAGCGACGAGGACGTGGACAAGGCCGTCGAGGAACTGCGCGGCCGTTTCGCCTCCACCACCCCGGTCGAGCGCGCCGCCGAGGACGGCGACGTGCTCACCCTGGACCTCGAGGCCAAGGTCGACGGCGAGGTCCTCGCCGACGGCGTCGCGGACGGTGTCTCCTACACGATCGGCTCCGGTGAGCTGCTCGAGGGCATCGACGACGCGGTCAAGGGCGTCGAGGCCGGTGGCGAGGCCACCTTCACCTCCGAGCTCAAGGGCGGCTCCGCGGCGGGCAAGGAGGCCGAGGTCACCGTCAAGGTCACCCAGGTCGCCAAGCGTGAACTGCCCGAGCTGGACGACGAGTTCGCGCAGCTCGCCTCCGAGTTCGACACCCTCGAGGAGCTGCGCGCCGACAGCCGCTCCCGACTGGCGAACATGAAGGAGTACGACCAGGCCACGCAGGCCCAGGAGCGCGTCCTGGAGAAGCTGCTCGAGCTGGTCGAGGTGCCCGTCCCCGAGAAGCTGCTCGAGGACGAGATCAACACCCGTAAGCACAACCTCGAGCACCACCAGCTCGGCCAGATGGGCCTGGACCTCGCGAAGTACCTGGAGATCCAGGGCAAGTCCGCCGAGGAGTTCGACACCGAGACCAAGGACGCCGCGGTCAAGGGCATCAAGACCCAGTTCGTCCTCGACGAGCTGGTCAACAAGGAGAAGCTGAGCGTCAGCCAGGAGGAGCTCACCGAGCACCTCATGCGTCGCGCCGCCTCCTCCGGCATGTCCCCCGACCAGTTCGCCCAGGCGGTCGTCGAGGGCGGCCAGGTGCAGATGCTGGTCGGCGAGGTCGCGCGCGGCAAGGCGCTGGCCGTCGTCGTCGAGGCCGCCACGGTCAAGGACACCAACGGCGAGGTCGTCGACCTCAGCGACGAGGAGGAAGAGGCGGAGATCGCCGACGCCACCGTCGCCGCCGCCGAGGGCGAGCAGGCCCCGGCCGAGGCCGCCGCCGAGGGCACCGAGTCCGCCGAGGACAAGGCCGAGGACAAGAACGAGGGCTGA
- a CDS encoding GNAT family N-acetyltransferase, with product MTTDMRVLREQDFDDWFDRLELAFGGVADAPEERALWRELTAYERSLVVRDDGETVGSAGAFSFRMTVPGGQAVPAAGVTMVSVAATHRRRGLLTAMMRRQLDDVRALGEPLAVLMASEPVIYGRFGYGCATRQLAVEIDTDRVGLALPEGTDRVRVRYADPEASLARCEELYARLLPTRPGRVARGPGWERLGLLDPPGEREGASPLQCVLAEVDGELVGYARYAIKPEWNPSGPEGKVVLRQLEAVDPAAHAALWRFLFGIDLTSSVSARNLPLDEPVQFLASDPRRCGLSARDGLYVRLVDVPAALAARTYAAPVDVVLEVADDFCQWNAGRWLLRGDSAGASCERTERDPQLALSARDLGAVYLGDTRLSSLAAAGRVRELSPGAVARTSPGFASDVAPWMPHGF from the coding sequence ATGACGACCGACATGCGTGTGCTGCGTGAGCAGGATTTCGACGACTGGTTCGACCGCCTGGAACTGGCCTTCGGCGGCGTCGCCGATGCCCCTGAGGAGCGTGCACTATGGCGTGAACTGACCGCGTACGAAAGGTCGTTGGTCGTCCGGGACGACGGAGAGACGGTCGGCTCGGCGGGCGCCTTCTCGTTCCGGATGACCGTGCCGGGCGGCCAGGCGGTGCCGGCGGCCGGGGTCACCATGGTGAGCGTCGCCGCCACCCACCGCCGGCGCGGGCTGCTCACCGCGATGATGCGGCGCCAGCTCGACGACGTCCGCGCCCTCGGCGAACCGCTCGCCGTGCTCATGGCCTCGGAACCGGTGATCTACGGCCGCTTCGGCTACGGCTGCGCCACCCGTCAGCTCGCGGTCGAGATCGACACCGACCGGGTCGGGCTCGCGCTGCCCGAGGGCACGGACCGGGTGCGGGTGCGTTACGCCGACCCCGAGGCCTCTCTCGCGCGCTGCGAGGAGCTGTACGCACGACTGCTGCCGACCCGGCCCGGCCGGGTGGCGCGCGGCCCGGGCTGGGAGCGGCTTGGCTTGCTCGACCCGCCCGGCGAGCGCGAGGGCGCCTCGCCCCTGCAGTGCGTACTGGCCGAGGTGGACGGCGAGTTGGTCGGCTACGCCCGCTACGCCATCAAGCCGGAGTGGAACCCGTCCGGGCCCGAGGGCAAGGTCGTACTGCGCCAGCTGGAGGCCGTGGACCCGGCGGCGCACGCCGCGCTGTGGCGGTTCCTCTTCGGCATCGACCTGACGTCCTCGGTGAGCGCGCGCAATCTGCCGCTGGACGAGCCCGTCCAGTTCCTGGCCTCCGACCCGCGGCGGTGCGGGCTGAGCGCACGGGACGGGCTGTACGTACGGCTCGTGGATGTGCCCGCCGCGCTGGCGGCCCGTACCTACGCGGCGCCGGTGGACGTCGTCCTGGAAGTGGCCGACGACTTCTGCCAGTGGAACGCGGGGCGCTGGCTGCTGCGCGGCGACAGCGCGGGCGCGAGTTGTGAGCGCACCGAGCGGGATCCGCAACTCGCCCTGTCGGCCAGGGACTTGGGCGCCGTCTACCTGGGCGACACGCGGCTCAGTTCGCTGGCCGCCGCCGGGCGCGTACGGGAGCTTTCGCCGGGGGCGGTGGCGCGGACGTCTCCGGGCTTCGCCTCGGACGTGGCGCCCTGGATGCCGCACGGTTTCTGA
- a CDS encoding FtsX-like permease family protein — protein MRSFSNGLARAAVRFKPSAFAGTCVALALAALIVSACGILLEGGIRADVPPTRYSETPVVVAADQRAHFVTGHGEDREDDPVPVPDRARLDAGLLAKAARTPQVADAALDLTFPVQAGPPTGNGSRSGSGPRSESGSRSGSQTESESESGPGRTTETGRTSHPAKAPLTAHGWGSAPFTGAALRSGTAPREGEAVLDAAAAEAVGARPGRTIALTTAVGERQVRISGLVTAASGEPGRIWFDDAQARRLSGHPDAVDALLLRPAPGTSPEQLADRVEKNLRSATDGGKSAATTKRLEAYTGGGRGGVEEPGLAGAKEVLIALGGSFGGVATMVAVFTAAATVALCVAQRAREFALLRAIGATPRQIRRSIATETLLVAPVAGALGLLPGIALAHWWFGELKERGAIPEPVTLEYSWIPLVTAVGAVVVTALLSGLMAARRPARIKPGQALGEAAVERLRPGVIRTVLGLGALVGGVLMTKVAAGEAGEDAASAALGVVMLFMLAVAFLGPLLARLCAWLLGLPLRGGPAAAHLAAANSRANARRMASAITPLVLAMAFGSTLVFLQTSQDHVARGERDAAIVADHVVTDPDGLAPGSTRRAAEVPGVAAAVGVTRTDVLVRVDSAGAYLQSTPAQGVSDGGRALGAVQDLDVRAGRLADLRPGTVAVDERLADAAHARLGDRLDLRLPDGTRHRPEVVAVYARGLGVAQVTLDGAALRPHLTAPLDTELLVRERRSVSEDDRAALTAHLSALGEVTDRDGYRAARNTDLELNAWANTTMAAVLGGFAAVTAANTLVMTVLDRRRELGTLRLVGTTRRQIMHMLRWEALLVTVAGTVLGTVIALVTLHPMTRGITGEVPHIPLPLYAAFAGTILTLGLAATALPARAVLRTGPLDDGVRG, from the coding sequence GTGAGGTCGTTCAGCAACGGACTGGCCCGGGCCGCGGTCCGGTTCAAGCCCTCCGCCTTCGCGGGTACCTGTGTCGCGCTCGCCCTCGCCGCGCTGATCGTCTCGGCCTGCGGCATCCTCCTGGAGGGCGGGATACGCGCAGACGTGCCGCCCACCCGCTACAGCGAGACCCCGGTCGTGGTCGCCGCCGACCAGCGCGCCCACTTCGTCACCGGCCACGGGGAGGACCGCGAGGACGACCCCGTTCCGGTACCCGACCGCGCCCGGCTGGACGCCGGACTCCTCGCCAAGGCCGCCCGTACACCCCAAGTCGCCGATGCCGCACTGGACTTGACCTTCCCCGTCCAGGCCGGGCCGCCGACCGGGAACGGGTCCCGGTCCGGGTCCGGGCCCCGATCAGAGTCCGGTTCCCGGTCCGGTTCACAAACCGAGTCCGAGTCCGAGTCCGGTCCCGGCCGTACGACGGAAACCGGGCGCACCAGCCACCCCGCCAAGGCGCCGCTGACCGCGCACGGCTGGGGCTCGGCCCCGTTCACCGGCGCCGCGCTGCGCTCGGGCACCGCGCCACGCGAGGGCGAGGCGGTGCTCGACGCGGCGGCGGCCGAGGCGGTGGGCGCGCGGCCGGGGCGGACGATCGCCCTCACCACGGCCGTGGGGGAGCGGCAGGTGCGGATCTCGGGTCTCGTCACCGCCGCCTCGGGGGAGCCGGGCCGGATCTGGTTCGACGACGCCCAGGCGCGGCGGTTGTCCGGGCACCCCGACGCGGTCGACGCTCTCCTGCTGCGGCCCGCGCCGGGCACCAGCCCCGAGCAGCTCGCCGACCGGGTGGAGAAGAACCTGCGGTCCGCCACCGACGGCGGGAAGTCCGCGGCCACCACCAAGCGTTTGGAGGCGTACACCGGAGGTGGTCGCGGCGGGGTCGAGGAGCCGGGGCTGGCCGGAGCCAAGGAGGTACTCATCGCCCTCGGCGGATCCTTCGGCGGCGTCGCCACCATGGTCGCCGTCTTCACGGCCGCCGCCACGGTCGCGCTCTGCGTGGCCCAACGCGCCCGCGAATTCGCGCTGTTGCGTGCCATCGGCGCGACGCCCCGGCAGATCCGCCGCTCCATCGCCACCGAGACCCTCCTCGTCGCGCCGGTGGCCGGAGCACTCGGCCTGCTACCCGGAATCGCCCTGGCCCACTGGTGGTTCGGCGAACTGAAGGAGCGCGGCGCGATCCCCGAACCGGTGACCCTGGAGTACTCCTGGATCCCGCTCGTGACGGCCGTGGGCGCCGTCGTCGTCACCGCACTGCTCTCCGGACTGATGGCGGCCCGCCGCCCGGCCAGGATCAAACCGGGCCAGGCGCTCGGCGAGGCCGCGGTGGAGCGGCTGCGGCCCGGCGTCATCCGTACCGTGCTCGGCCTCGGCGCCCTGGTCGGCGGCGTGCTGATGACCAAGGTGGCGGCGGGCGAGGCGGGCGAGGACGCGGCCTCGGCGGCGCTCGGCGTGGTCATGCTCTTCATGCTCGCGGTCGCCTTCCTCGGACCGCTGCTCGCGCGGCTGTGCGCCTGGCTGCTCGGCCTGCCGCTGCGCGGGGGCCCGGCCGCCGCACACCTGGCCGCCGCCAACTCCCGTGCCAACGCCCGCCGAATGGCCTCCGCGATCACGCCGCTCGTGCTCGCCATGGCCTTCGGCTCGACCCTGGTCTTCCTGCAGACCAGCCAGGACCACGTGGCCCGCGGCGAACGCGACGCGGCCATCGTGGCGGACCACGTCGTCACGGACCCGGACGGCCTCGCACCCGGCAGCACCCGCCGCGCCGCCGAGGTGCCCGGCGTGGCGGCCGCGGTCGGAGTGACCCGCACCGACGTCCTGGTCCGGGTCGACTCCGCGGGCGCCTACCTGCAGAGCACCCCCGCACAGGGCGTCTCGGACGGCGGCCGTGCCCTCGGCGCCGTACAGGACCTCGACGTACGCGCGGGCCGCCTTGCCGACCTGCGCCCCGGCACGGTGGCCGTCGACGAACGGCTCGCCGACGCCGCCCACGCCCGTCTCGGCGACCGGCTCGACCTGCGCCTTCCGGACGGCACCCGGCACCGGCCCGAGGTGGTCGCGGTGTACGCCCGAGGGCTCGGCGTCGCCCAGGTCACCCTGGACGGCGCGGCGCTCCGCCCGCACCTGACCGCGCCCCTGGACACCGAACTCCTCGTCCGCGAAAGGCGGTCCGTCAGCGAGGACGACCGGGCGGCACTCACCGCACACCTGTCCGCCCTCGGTGAGGTCACCGACCGGGACGGCTACCGCGCCGCCCGCAACACCGACCTCGAACTCAACGCCTGGGCCAACACCACGATGGCCGCCGTACTCGGCGGATTCGCCGCCGTCACCGCCGCCAACACCCTGGTGATGACGGTCCTGGACCGCCGCCGCGAACTGGGCACCCTGCGCCTGGTCGGCACCACCCGCCGCCAGATCATGCACATGCTGCGCTGGGAGGCACTCCTGGTGACCGTCGCGGGCACCGTCCTCGGCACCGTCATCGCCCTGGTGACCCTGCACCCGATGACACGGGGCATCACCGGCGAGGTCCCGCACATCCCGCTCCCGCTCTACGCCGCGTTCGCGGGCACGATCCTCACCCTCGGCCTGGCCGCCACGGCGCTGCCCGCCCGCGCGGTGCTGCGGACCGGGCCCCTGGACGACGGGGTACGGGGGTGA
- a CDS encoding Fpg/Nei family DNA glycosylase, whose protein sequence is MPEGHTIHRLAADHRERFLGERVRVLSPQGTFAGSAALLDGREFTDAEAHGKHLFLHFEGAGHVHVHLGLFGKVAFSKAPAPPPTDTVRLRLLGERHAMDLRGPTTCALITDDEKRAVHERLGPDPLRPGDDPEAAHRRVSRSRTTIAALLMDQKVIAGVGNVYRAEVLFRHGIDPYTTGREIGVEQWRALWDDLVVLMREGVRTNRIDTVRPEHTPEAMGRPPRVDDHGGEVYVYRRAAQPCHLCGTEVRTASLAARNLFWCPTCQPPAGGIRNRAASRAPRPRRSPETSAPPPPAKAPVRARRRPAN, encoded by the coding sequence GTGCCCGAGGGGCACACCATCCACCGGCTCGCCGCCGATCACCGTGAGCGCTTCCTCGGCGAGCGCGTGCGTGTGCTCAGCCCGCAGGGCACCTTCGCGGGCAGCGCCGCACTGCTCGACGGGCGTGAGTTCACCGACGCCGAGGCGCACGGCAAGCACCTCTTCCTGCACTTCGAGGGCGCCGGACACGTCCATGTCCACCTCGGCCTGTTCGGCAAGGTGGCCTTCTCGAAGGCCCCGGCGCCGCCGCCCACGGACACCGTCCGGCTGCGCCTCCTCGGCGAGCGGCACGCGATGGACCTGCGCGGGCCCACCACCTGCGCCCTGATCACCGACGACGAGAAGCGGGCGGTGCACGAGCGCCTCGGCCCCGATCCGCTGCGTCCCGGCGACGACCCCGAGGCCGCCCACCGCCGCGTCTCCCGCAGCCGCACCACCATCGCCGCCCTGCTCATGGACCAGAAGGTCATCGCCGGAGTCGGCAATGTGTACCGCGCCGAAGTGCTGTTCCGGCACGGTATCGACCCGTATACGACCGGCCGTGAGATCGGCGTCGAGCAGTGGCGGGCGCTCTGGGACGACCTGGTCGTGCTGATGCGCGAGGGTGTGCGTACCAACCGCATCGACACCGTGCGGCCCGAGCACACCCCCGAGGCCATGGGCCGCCCGCCGCGCGTCGACGACCACGGCGGCGAGGTGTACGTGTACCGCAGGGCCGCACAGCCCTGTCACCTCTGCGGCACCGAGGTGCGGACCGCCTCGCTCGCCGCCCGCAACCTCTTCTGGTGCCCGACCTGCCAGCCTCCCGCCGGAGGTATCAGAAACCGTGCGGCATCCAGGGCGCCACGTCCGAGGCGAAGCCCGGAGACGTCCGCGCCACCGCCCCCGGCGAAAGCTCCCGTACGCGCCCGGCGGCGGCCAGCGAACTGA
- a CDS encoding HD domain-containing protein, with protein MSLAEVEALACAAHEGQRDKAGRPYSEHLRAVANGVRARGGDEEQIAAAWLHDAVEDDRLTERWLHEATLSARTKAIVLAVTKRAGEEPEAYARRILTTDGALLIKESDLAHNADPRRLAVLDEPTRRRLTEKYARMRGLLGLG; from the coding sequence TTGAGCCTCGCCGAGGTCGAAGCGCTGGCGTGCGCCGCGCACGAAGGGCAGCGGGACAAGGCGGGACGCCCGTACAGCGAGCATCTGCGCGCGGTCGCGAACGGCGTCCGGGCGCGCGGCGGCGACGAGGAACAGATCGCCGCCGCCTGGCTGCACGACGCCGTCGAGGACGACCGCCTCACCGAGCGGTGGCTGCACGAGGCCACGCTCAGCGCGCGCACCAAGGCCATCGTCCTGGCGGTCACCAAGCGCGCGGGGGAGGAGCCGGAGGCGTACGCCCGGCGCATCCTCACCACCGACGGCGCGCTCCTAATCAAGGAATCCGACCTCGCGCACAACGCCGACCCGCGCCGCCTCGCCGTACTCGACGAGCCGACCCGGCGGCGGCTGACGGAGAAGTACGCGCGGATGCGTGGGCTGCTCGGGCTCGGCTGA
- a CDS encoding PP2C family protein-serine/threonine phosphatase, with protein MAARRVAPVEADSARHRIRRRVHRARIALRRSGVDYFRGDGSDWIALAGLLLTVPVIAGLTLMDSVWCAPATLVLPIVVGGLLLRPASLLALYGAAAGALIIESVRLGPYDEGPGRVTPGVVLVVAACGLFGLLLAQFRTRVGVPWRRGGTMLFDLRERIRVQSKLPRLPRGWHREMALRPAGGQSFSGDFVVAARTQGGRTLEVVLTDVSGKGMDAASRALLLSGAFGGLLGSLPPDGFLPAANAYLLRQDWDEGFATSVHLVLDLDSGDYELLSAGHPPGLQLCAATGQWEEISGQGPLLGVYDGAEFDPVKGSLAPGDVLMLFTDGLVETAERDISEGIDRLSGEADRYVAGGFHGAAWHLIEAVAKDVKDDRALLLICREVQG; from the coding sequence ATGGCAGCGCGACGAGTAGCACCGGTGGAAGCCGACTCGGCCCGGCACCGCATCAGAAGACGGGTGCACCGGGCACGCATCGCGCTGCGCCGATCCGGAGTCGACTACTTCCGCGGCGACGGCTCGGACTGGATCGCACTCGCCGGACTGCTGCTCACCGTCCCCGTCATAGCCGGGCTGACGTTGATGGACTCGGTCTGGTGCGCCCCGGCCACCCTGGTCCTGCCCATCGTCGTCGGCGGCCTGCTGCTGCGGCCCGCCAGCCTCCTCGCGCTGTACGGCGCCGCCGCCGGGGCGCTGATCATCGAATCCGTCCGGCTCGGCCCCTACGACGAGGGCCCCGGCCGGGTCACCCCCGGGGTCGTCCTGGTCGTCGCGGCCTGCGGTCTCTTCGGCCTGCTGCTCGCACAGTTCCGTACCCGGGTCGGCGTGCCCTGGCGGCGCGGCGGCACCATGCTCTTCGACCTCCGCGAACGCATCCGCGTCCAGAGCAAGCTGCCGCGTCTGCCCCGCGGCTGGCACCGCGAGATGGCCCTGCGGCCCGCGGGCGGCCAGTCCTTCTCCGGCGACTTCGTTGTCGCGGCCCGCACCCAGGGCGGCCGCACCCTGGAGGTCGTCCTCACCGACGTCTCCGGCAAGGGCATGGACGCGGCCTCCCGCGCACTGCTGCTCTCCGGCGCCTTCGGCGGTCTGCTCGGCTCGCTGCCCCCGGACGGCTTCCTGCCCGCCGCCAACGCCTATCTGCTCCGCCAGGACTGGGACGAAGGTTTCGCCACCTCCGTCCATCTCGTACTCGACCTCGACAGCGGCGACTACGAACTCCTCTCCGCGGGCCACCCGCCCGGGCTCCAACTGTGCGCGGCCACCGGCCAGTGGGAGGAGATCAGCGGCCAGGGCCCGCTGCTCGGGGTGTACGACGGCGCCGAGTTCGACCCCGTCAAGGGCAGCCTCGCCCCCGGCGACGTCCTGATGCTCTTCACGGACGGCCTGGTGGAGACCGCCGAACGCGACATCTCCGAGGGCATCGACCGCCTCAGCGGCGAGGCCGACCGCTACGTCGCCGGTGGATTCCACGGCGCGGCCTGGCACCTCATCGAGGCCGTGGCCAAGGACGTGAAGGACGACCGGGCGCTGCTGCTCATCTGCCGGGAGGTACAGGGATGA
- a CDS encoding acyltransferase family protein, translated as MTSSLRPQGQESRFPLPPAVEPVPVTASGGVPGAGVETDAPAHTPGVSEKTRSTDKAGGAAPAAPAGRDSFFDNAKYLAIVFVAMGHSWEPLTDGSRAAEALYMLVYTFHMPAFILISGYFSRSFDMRPDRLKRLVTGIAVPYILFEIAYTFFKRWADDDPAHPISLLDPWYLTWFLAALFVWRMSTPLWKLVRWPLPLALGIAVLASISPDIGDDLDFQRVLQFLPFFVAGLLMKPEYFRMVRSRKVRLLSLPVGACALLLAYWAAPRMTSAWFYHRDSAQELGAPWWAGVVMTLALFGCSVVLTACFLAWVPGRRTWFTVLGAGTLYGYLLHGFLAKGSRFWGWFDDYEWLHKPAGEVFVSLVAAAVVTALCTPPVQRAFRFAMEPKLEWAFREDPAAQARERAAASR; from the coding sequence GTGACGAGTTCGCTGCGGCCGCAGGGCCAGGAGAGCAGGTTCCCGCTGCCGCCGGCCGTGGAACCCGTCCCGGTGACGGCTTCCGGTGGTGTGCCGGGAGCGGGCGTGGAAACCGATGCACCCGCTCATACGCCGGGCGTGAGCGAGAAGACCCGTAGCACCGACAAGGCGGGCGGCGCGGCCCCGGCAGCACCCGCGGGGCGCGACTCCTTCTTCGACAACGCGAAGTATCTGGCGATCGTCTTCGTCGCGATGGGGCACTCGTGGGAGCCGCTGACCGACGGCAGTCGCGCCGCCGAGGCGTTGTACATGCTCGTCTACACCTTCCACATGCCGGCGTTCATCCTGATCTCCGGCTACTTCTCGCGCAGCTTCGACATGCGTCCGGACCGGCTGAAGCGGCTGGTCACCGGGATCGCGGTGCCGTACATCCTGTTCGAGATCGCGTACACCTTCTTCAAGCGCTGGGCGGACGACGACCCGGCCCATCCGATCTCGCTGCTCGATCCCTGGTATCTGACGTGGTTCCTGGCGGCGCTGTTCGTCTGGCGGATGAGCACCCCGCTGTGGAAGCTGGTGCGCTGGCCGCTGCCGCTCGCGCTCGGCATCGCCGTACTCGCCTCGATCTCCCCGGACATCGGTGACGACCTCGATTTCCAGCGGGTGTTGCAGTTCCTGCCGTTCTTCGTGGCCGGGCTGCTGATGAAGCCGGAGTACTTCCGGATGGTGCGGAGCCGGAAGGTGCGGCTGCTCTCGCTGCCGGTCGGGGCCTGTGCGCTGCTGCTCGCCTACTGGGCCGCGCCGCGGATGACCTCGGCGTGGTTCTACCACCGCGACAGTGCCCAGGAACTCGGGGCGCCGTGGTGGGCGGGCGTGGTGATGACGCTGGCGCTGTTCGGCTGCTCCGTGGTGCTCACCGCCTGCTTCCTGGCCTGGGTGCCGGGCCGCCGGACGTGGTTCACGGTGCTCGGCGCGGGCACCCTGTACGGCTACCTCCTGCACGGTTTCCTCGCCAAGGGCTCGCGGTTCTGGGGCTGGTTCGACGACTACGAGTGGCTGCACAAACCGGCCGGTGAGGTCTTCGTGTCCCTGGTCGCCGCGGCCGTGGTGACCGCCCTGTGCACACCGCCCGTCCAGCGCGCCTTCCGGTTCGCGATGGAGCCGAAGCTGGAGTGGGCCTTCCGCGAGGACCCGGCCGCACAGGCACGCGAGCGCGCCGCCGCCTCCCGGTGA
- a CDS encoding ATP-dependent Clp protease proteolytic subunit: MNDFPGSGLNDRMQAEYTGPRAESRYVIPRFVERTSQGVREYDPYAKLFEERVIFLGVQIDDASANDVMAQLLCLESMDPDRDISVYINSPGGSFTALTAIYDTMQFVKPDIQTVCMGQAASAAAILLAAGTPGKRMALPNARVLIHQPYSETGRGQVSDLEIAANEILRMRSQLEEMLAKHSSTPIEQIREDIERDKILTAEDALAYGLVDQIVSTRKMNNTSVV, encoded by the coding sequence GTGAACGACTTCCCCGGCAGCGGCCTGAACGACCGCATGCAGGCCGAGTACACGGGGCCCCGCGCCGAGTCCCGCTACGTCATCCCGCGCTTCGTGGAGCGCACCTCGCAGGGCGTGCGCGAGTACGACCCGTACGCGAAGCTCTTCGAGGAGCGGGTGATCTTCCTCGGCGTGCAGATCGACGACGCCTCGGCCAACGACGTGATGGCCCAGCTGCTCTGCCTGGAGTCGATGGACCCCGACCGCGACATCTCGGTCTACATCAACAGCCCCGGCGGCTCCTTCACGGCGCTCACCGCGATCTACGACACGATGCAGTTCGTGAAGCCCGACATCCAGACGGTGTGCATGGGCCAGGCCGCCTCCGCGGCCGCGATCCTGCTCGCCGCGGGCACCCCCGGCAAGCGGATGGCCCTGCCCAATGCACGGGTCCTCATCCACCAGCCCTACAGTGAGACGGGGCGTGGTCAGGTCTCGGACCTGGAGATCGCCGCGAACGAGATTCTCCGGATGCGCTCGCAGCTGGAAGAGATGCTGGCCAAGCACTCCTCCACGCCGATCGAGCAGATCCGCGAGGACATCGAGCGCGACAAGATCCTCACGGCGGAGGACGCACTGGCCTACGGCCTGGTCGACCAGATCGTCTCCACCCGCAAGATGAACAACACGTCGGTGGTCTGA